In the genome of Vicia villosa cultivar HV-30 ecotype Madison, WI linkage group LG7, Vvil1.0, whole genome shotgun sequence, one region contains:
- the LOC131617496 gene encoding glucan endo-1,3-beta-glucosidase 2-like: protein MALRFLLLLFAVSLVAADEEPFVGVNIGTDLSDMPHPTQVVALLKAQQIRHVRLYDADQAMLIALAKTGIQVVITVPNEQLLAIGQSNASAANWVSRNVVAHYPATNITAICVGSEVLTALPNVAKVLVNAIKYIHSALVASNLDRQVKVSTPLSSSIILDSFPPSQAFFNRSLNSVLVPILDFLQSTDSYLMLNIYPYYDYMQSNGVIPLDYALFKPLPPNKEAVDSNTLLHYSNVFDAMVDAAYFAMAFLNYTNIPVVVTESGWPSKGAANEPDATIDNANNYNSNLIKHVFNKTGTPKHPGVAVSTYIYELYNEDTKSGPLSEKNWGLFDANGVPIYILHLTGSGAVLANDTSNRTFCVAKDGADPKMIQAALDWACGPGKVECSPLLQGQPCYEPDNVIAHANYAFDSYYNNMGKTPDACDFKGVATITTSDPSHGACVYPGSLGNKNGTFGNFTAPSMNSSSDSSAYNIHSSELRIRSLLMVSGFLILGVVLL, encoded by the exons ATGGCTTTGCGTTTTCTTCTTCTGCTTTTTGCAGTTTCTCTTGTTGCTGCTGATGAGG AACCTTTTGTTGGAGTGAACATAGGAACTGACCTCTCAGATATGCCACACCCTACTCAAGTAGTCGCGCTACTCAAAGCACAACAAATTCGACATGTTCGATTGTACGATGCTGACCAAGCTATGCTCATTGCTCTTGCAAAAACAGGCATTCAAGTTGTTATAACTGTCCCTAATGAACAACTCTTAGCAATTGGTCAATCGAATGCTTCCGCTGCCAATTGGGTTTCCCGTAACGTGGTAGCACATTATCCTGCCACCAATATCACTGCCATTTGTGTTGGTTCTGAGGTTTTGACTGCTCTGCCTAATGTGGCGAAAGTTCTTGTCAATGCAATTAAGTACATTCATTCGGCCCTTGTTGCGTCGAATCTTGATCGCCAAGTTAAAGTCTCGACGCCTCTTTCGTCGTCCATCATCCTTGATTCGTTTCCACCTTCACAGGCTTTCTTTAACAGATCGCTGAAttcagttttagtccctatacTCGATTTCTTGCAGTCCACCGACTCTTATCTCATGCTCAATATTTACCCTTACTACGATTACATGCAATCAAATGGTGTGATTCCGTTAGATTATGCACTCTTCAAGCCTCTCCCTCCAAACAAAGAAGCTGTTGATTCTAATACCCTTCTACATTACTCCAATGTCTTTGATGCCATGGTTGACGCAGCATACTTTGCCATGGCTTTTCTAAATTACACCAACATTCCTGTTGTGGTAACAGAATCAGGGTGGCCTTCAAAAGGTGCAGCGAATGAGCCGGATGCAACAATAGACAATGCCAATAATTACAACAGCAACTTGATCAAGCATGTTTTTAATAAAACCGGAACTCCAAAACATCCGGGAGTTGCTGTTAGTACTTACATCTACGAACTATACAATGAGGATACAAAATCCGGGCCGTTGTCGGAGAAAAACTGGGGATTATTCGATGCAAATGGTGTGCCTATTTACATTTTACACTTGACTGGATCAGGAGCAGTTTTGGCGAATGATACCAGCAATCGAACTTTCTGTGTTGCAAAGGACGGGGCTGATCCAAAGATGATACAGGCTGCATTAGATTGGGCGTGTGGACCCGGAAAGGTTGAATGCTCTCCATTGCTGCAAGGACAACCATGCTATGAACCAGACAATGTGATAGCACACGCCAATTATGCTTTTGACAGTTACTATAATAACATGGGGAAAACTCCCGATGCATGCGACTTCAAGGGAGTTGCTACAATCACCACCTCAGATCCAA GTCATGGCGCTTGTGTATATCctggaag TCTTGGCAACAAAAACGGCACCTTTGGCAACTTCACAGCTCCATCAATGAATTCAAGTTCAGATTCTTCAGCCTATAACATCCACAGCAGTGAATTGAGGATTAGAAGCCTTCTAATGGTGTCAGGCTTTTTAATACTGGGAGTGGTTTTGCTGTAA
- the LOC131620872 gene encoding uncharacterized protein LOC131620872 → MVCSHDAQDSPSLQHTPVSQRRTLPPPNSPDSHSPNNRSTSFSSTPPIHASVKEECDSQVTYSKIQNAALGVENTSSLRPCSTICDVSVTTKVEDSEILSSSVDNGGNGNASFQLDFPTLKVKEEICEGSVDDLDHIILKERQRILLARSLPGLPSPAFETNSECLFKNIEDQTVEKANGEFSSVDGKITAARDQCHGIREGKNTSLSELPHEAPSGSSLSTKHAAPKSRRPVISAYPQEYDQIVKSEEMITHFDSQEEQGVMPINNNGPSSSACQTSVKIKDEPWHNSEIHNVIENAMGSTSIKLPVAKNEQEVHNDYNDDHVEHMILSDRLKFLMSREDCSLNIPISYPVSSSNFSESAEPSRIKCARKRKKTATNSIQTALEEDAPGLLEVLLEEGVLVEEIKLYGETENDEALDESLCQDNFSEFEAVITKIFSQRSSFIKFSVIRAGKGSKESYCLACLVSLVDQTRYLKLQKLPVEWGWCRDLQSFIFVFHRHNRIVLERPEYGYATYFFELLSSLPVEWQIKRLVVAMKLTTCSRISIIENRELLVGEDLAEGEAKVLEEYGWIPNTGLGTMLNYCDRVVHDRKNTDTSEWRTKIGKLLMNGYCGGTTLTPNIPKRVADYMCAQNPNKDSSIPMND, encoded by the exons ATGGTGTGTTCCCACGACGCTCAAGACTCACCCTCACTCCAACACACTCCCGTATCACAACGCCGTACATTACCGCCTCCCAATTCCCCCGATTCTCACTCCCCAAACAACCGTAGCACATCTTTCTCCTCCACACCTCCGATTCACGCTTCCGTCAAAGAAGAATGCGATTCACAG GTAACATATTCAAAGATTCAGAATGCTGCTCTCGGAGTGGAGAATACCAGTAGTTTACGGCCATGTTCGACGATTTGTGATGTTTCTGTTACCACGAAGGTCGAAGATTCTGAGATTCTTTCGAGTTCTGTTGATAATGGTGGAAATGGAAATGCATCTTTTCAGTTGGATTTTCCTACTTTAAAGGTGAAAGAGGAGATTTGTGAAGGTAGTGTCGATGATCTTGATCATATTATACTGAAAGAAAGGCAAAGGATTCTTCTAGCTAG GAGTCTTCCAGGGTTGCCAAGTCCAGCATTTGAg ACTAATAGTGAATGCTTGTTCAAAAACATTGAGGATCAAACTGTTGAAAAAGCAAATGGAGAATTTTCTTCTGTTGATGGGAAAATAACTGCTGCTAGAGATCAGTGTCACGGCATTCGAGAAGGAAAAAATACTTCACTATCTGAGTTACCACATGAAGCCCCCTCTGGATCATCTTTGTCAACTAAGCATGCCGCACCTAAATCAAGAAGACCAGTAATTTCAGCATACCCTCAAGAATACGACCAAATAGTCAAATCCGAAGAAATGATCACACATTTTGATTCACAAGAGGAACAAGGTGTTATGCCTATAAACAATAACGGGCCAAGTAGTTCAGCTTGTCAGACCTCTGTCAAAATCAAGGATGAACCTTGGCATAACAGTGAAATCCACAATGTTATAGAGAATGCGATGGGTAGCACCTCCATTAAACTGCCAGTTGCTAAAAATGAACAGGAAGTCCATAACGACTATAATGATGATCATGTGGAACATATGATCTTAAGTGATCGGTTGAAGTTTCTCATGTCCAGAGAGGATTGTAGTTTAAATATTCCTATAAGCTACCCTgtgtcaagctctaatttttccgAGTCTGCAGAACCTTCACGCATCAAGTGtgcaagaaaaagaaagaaaacagcCAC GAATTCAATTCAAACAGCGCTTGAGGAGGATGCCCCTGGCCTTTTGGAG GTATTGCTAGAGGAAGGTGTATTAGTAGAGGAAATAAAGCTTTATGGAGAGACAGAGAATGATGAAGCTCTGGATGAATCACTTTGCCAAGATAACTTTTCAGAGTTTGAAGCTGTGATAACAAAg ATTTTCTCTCAACGCAGCTCTTTCATTAAATTCTCTGTTATTCGTGCTGGAAAGGGTTCAAAAGAGAGTTATTGCTTGGCTTGTCTAGTCTCACTAGTGGATCAG ACAAGATATTTGAAGCTTCAAAAATTGCCTGTTGAGTGGGGTTGGTGTCGAGATCTTcaatcatttatttttgtttttcacaGGCATAACAG GATAGTGCTGGAACGCCCTGAATATGGCTATGCAACCTACTTCTTTGAACTGTTATCATCCTTACCGGTTGAATGGCAGATCAAGCGGTTGGTGGTTGCTATGAAGCTGACTACATGTAGCAGGATCTCCATTATTGAAAACAGAGAATTATTG GTTGGAGAAGATTTGGCAGAAGGTGAGGCAAAGGTGTTAGAGGAATATGGCTGGATCCCAAACACTGGCCTTGGAACCATGCTTAATTACTGCGACAGAGTTGTGCATGATAGGAAGAACACGGACACTTCTGAGTGGCG